In the Aminivibrio sp. genome, one interval contains:
- the hisIE gene encoding bifunctional phosphoribosyl-AMP cyclohydrolase/phosphoribosyl-ATP diphosphatase HisIE, with translation MDVEFSLDDVKFGVDGLVPVIVQDVLSGEVLMMAWANREALEATLFSGMMTFWSRTRREIWKKGETSGNTLSLQELRLDCDGDALLALVEPAGPACHTGERSCFHRLLTPPCEGRGTFPGVLWRYLEKRRLDDPAESYTARLLSKGLRRVAQKVGEEGVETALAVAAGDRKETVCEAADLLYHLEAALLASGVSPREVYAELERRHR, from the coding sequence ATGGACGTGGAATTTTCTTTGGACGATGTGAAATTCGGCGTGGACGGCCTGGTTCCCGTGATTGTGCAGGACGTGCTTTCAGGGGAGGTGCTCATGATGGCCTGGGCAAACAGGGAAGCTCTTGAGGCCACCCTCTTCTCGGGGATGATGACCTTCTGGAGCAGAACCCGCAGGGAGATCTGGAAGAAGGGGGAAACCAGCGGAAACACCCTCTCCCTCCAGGAACTCAGGCTGGACTGCGACGGGGATGCCCTTCTCGCCCTGGTGGAACCGGCGGGGCCCGCCTGTCATACAGGAGAGCGGTCGTGTTTCCACAGGCTTCTCACCCCCCCCTGCGAAGGACGGGGAACCTTTCCGGGAGTTCTCTGGAGGTACCTGGAGAAACGGCGTCTTGACGACCCCGCCGAAAGCTACACCGCACGGCTGCTGTCAAAGGGGCTGCGAAGGGTTGCCCAGAAGGTCGGGGAGGAAGGGGTGGAGACCGCCCTGGCCGTGGCGGCCGGAGACAGGAAGGAAACGGTATGCGAGGCGGCGGACCTTCTCTATCACCTCGAGGCTGCCCTGCTCGCTTCGGGAGTGAGCCCCAGGGAGGTCTACGCCGAACTGGAGCGGCGCCACCGGTAG